Part of the Poseidonibacter antarcticus genome is shown below.
TAAAATTATTCTATAAAATATCAGGTTTTTTATTTATTTTAATGGGAATAGGAATGTTATACTTATAAAACTAATATCAACTCCTTCTTCTAAAAGTAGAGTTGCAAATAAATGTCTAAACATGTGTGGAGTTAGATGTTTACTTGTGAATACTATTCTCTCGTATTTATTAATCATCAATCTAATTGACTGCTCAGATATCTTATTTCCTAATCGATTTACTAGAAAAAAATTAATTTTCTTAATATCTTCATCAAATAATTTATAATACTGTCAGATAAGGAAACAACCTCACAGTCACTCCCTCTCCAAAGAACCGTACTTGCTACTTTCAGAGCATACGGCTCAAGCATTAATAACTAAATTTATTGCGAAGTTTTAGGGAAATATATCGTTTAGTAAAGTATAAATCATCATCTTTATTATAAGGGTTAGCTGTAGCTACTATTTTAATATGTTCAAGTAATGGCAAAGCCGATAATCTTGCTACATATTTAATTCCATTTGATAAAGTTTCTGATTGATAGTTAGGTGGTTGTGAGAATATAACCTTTGAATTAACAAATCTATAATAGTAAGCCCAACCTTTTATTAAAGGGTTTAGTTTATCAATTAATAGTTCTAAAGGTGAAGAGTTATGTTGTTTAAATATCTCTTTGATTTTAGATTTAAAAGATTTTATTCCATCTTTACTTGGTTTTACTATCACTTTATTATTTGGATATTTCAAGATGACCTCTTGCAAGATAATTACAACTGTTTAAGTGATTTGGTTTATCTATCCTTTATATTTTTATTATACAATCACACTTTTATATTATTAATAAAATAAACTATTATTTGGAGAGAACATTTTGAGAAAAACTATATATTCTATATTTATTTTAAGTACTATTTTTAGTCAATTAATTCAGGCAAATATTGTCCAAGAGGAACTTATACCACCTGTAATTGAAGCAAAATCATATATTCTTATGGATTATGATACAAAACGCATCTTAATTTCAAAAAATGCTGATGAAAAATTACCACCTGCTAGTTTAACTAAATTGATGACATCATATGTTACATCAGCAAAAATTAATTCAGGAGAAATTAGTTTAAAAGACAAAGCTTTTATAAGTAAAAAGGCTTGGAAAATGACTGGTTCACGAACTTTTTTAAATGTAAATACAAAAGTAGATTTATCAGATTTAGTCAAGGGAATGATAATACAATCAGGAAATGATGCTGTAATTGCCATTGCTGAGCATATTTCTGGAAGTGAAAAAGCATTTGTTGAATTGATGAATCAATATGCAAAACAATTAGGACTAAATAATACTCACTATAGTGATGCTACAGGCTTACCAGTTAACAATCATTATTCAACTGCACAGGATATCGCATTATTGTCTCGTGCAATTATAAAAGATTTTCCAGACCATTATGATTGGTATTCAATTAAAAATTTTAAATATAATAATATAAGTCAAAATAATCGTAATAAATTATTATGGAAAGATCCAAGTGTAGATGGATTAAAAACAGGTCATACAAATGCTGCTGGATATTGTCTAGCAGCTTCTGCAAAAAGAAAAGATATGCGTCTAATTGCTGTTGTAATGGGAACAAAAAGTTCTAAAGCTAGAGCAGTAG
Proteins encoded:
- a CDS encoding tyrosine-type recombinase/integrase, encoding MKKINFFLVNRLGNKISEQSIRLMINKYERIVFTSKHLTPHMFRHLFATLLLEEGVDISFISITFLFPLK
- a CDS encoding group II intron maturase-specific domain-containing protein; amino-acid sequence: MKYPNNKVIVKPSKDGIKSFKSKIKEIFKQHNSSPLELLIDKLNPLIKGWAYYYRFVNSKVIFSQPPNYQSETLSNGIKYVARLSALPLLEHIKIVATANPYNKDDDLYFTKRYISLKLRNKFSY
- a CDS encoding D-alanyl-D-alanine carboxypeptidase family protein, whose translation is MRKTIYSIFILSTIFSQLIQANIVQEELIPPVIEAKSYILMDYDTKRILISKNADEKLPPASLTKLMTSYVTSAKINSGEISLKDKAFISKKAWKMTGSRTFLNVNTKVDLSDLVKGMIIQSGNDAVIAIAEHISGSEKAFVELMNQYAKQLGLNNTHYSDATGLPVNNHYSTAQDIALLSRAIIKDFPDHYDWYSIKNFKYNNISQNNRNKLLWKDPSVDGLKTGHTNAAGYCLAASAKRKDMRLIAVVMGTKSSKARAVESEKLLNYGFKYYDTHKLYKANTVIKKSKIWEGEKEEVSLGLEKDLAVTIVRSKDKQLQTIINIKKPIIATVNKGQELGTVEVHLDDKILTTVPLIALNTINKGNLWDQTIDSITLWIKTNIPYATNF